A DNA window from Oleomonas cavernae contains the following coding sequences:
- a CDS encoding AbrB/MazE/SpoVT family DNA-binding domain-containing protein — protein sequence MSVLTITAKGRITLPADILEHLGIQAGEKITLEKLPGGRIEVRAARPATSISAVFGLLRRDGGPTLSIEEMNEIAKRGPASEQSMASSKKP from the coding sequence TGCAAAGGGTCGGATCACGTTGCCCGCGGATATCCTTGAACATCTGGGGATTCAGGCTGGCGAGAAAATCACCTTGGAGAAATTGCCAGGCGGACGCATCGAGGTTCGGGCGGCACGGCCGGCCACCTCAATCTCCGCGGTCTTCGGCCTTCTGAGGCGCGACGGCGGCCCAACCCTATCGATCGAGGAAATGAATGAGATCGCCAAGCGTGGGCCAGCCAGCGAGCAGTCAATGGCGTCGTCTAAGAAACCTTAA